A single genomic interval of Nitrospirota bacterium harbors:
- a CDS encoding WD40 repeat domain-containing protein, with translation MHICRKRTSSSGHFALLLLCLLLVITSCKEKAPPKEVPKETSLEKTKGIKLEETRLATISEDYDRWGNISFSADGHLVLYTARKRDKEFLVAVSADSEDISPAYESVSWLVRSPDGRRFAFGGKKGEKKHLVIDNKELKEPYYEEVAPGSFSPDGRLVACEVGGLKEKKWFIFVSDGEKEVYRSKVYPDTYRAPSFSPDGRLLVYELGDDKREAGNKKRTVFFLDLSAGKIIKERRYTEGEESGRFAFSADSSRVIYEVGKEGKISLVLHDFSLNEEREMELPYASIGRLALSPDGKKIVYIATKEGKHYLVESLWESPAQGKERGPYEGIGPAVFSPDSLTVAFLAMEKGKWQSVVGDKEGAAVYDGVGNAPVFSPDGTMIAYPAMKKGKWVMVISPVGNPSLVKEGSAYDMVVTPVWSPDGKYITYRARTGTMEEAKRFIVIADAKTGKVIKEGPVCDEVWPPVFSPDGKSVAYGVRIGSELWWKVEPVP, from the coding sequence ATGCACATTTGCAGGAAACGCACCAGTAGTAGCGGACATTTTGCCCTCCTTCTTCTGTGTCTACTCCTTGTCATCACCAGTTGTAAAGAAAAAGCCCCTCCTAAAGAGGTTCCAAAAGAGACAAGTTTAGAGAAAACCAAAGGGATAAAACTGGAGGAGACAAGGTTAGCCACTATTTCAGAAGACTATGACAGGTGGGGCAACATTTCCTTTAGTGCCGATGGACATCTGGTTTTATATACGGCAAGAAAAAGGGATAAGGAATTTTTGGTAGCTGTATCAGCAGACAGCGAAGATATAAGCCCAGCATATGAGAGTGTTAGTTGGTTAGTCAGGAGTCCTGATGGACGGAGATTTGCTTTTGGCGGTAAAAAGGGAGAAAAAAAGCATCTCGTAATCGACAATAAAGAATTGAAAGAGCCGTATTATGAAGAGGTTGCCCCCGGCTCTTTCAGTCCTGACGGCCGTCTGGTTGCATGCGAAGTGGGGGGCTTAAAGGAAAAGAAATGGTTTATATTTGTCTCTGACGGAGAGAAGGAGGTTTATCGCAGTAAGGTTTACCCCGATACCTATCGTGCGCCATCTTTTAGTCCTGACGGCCGTTTACTTGTTTACGAACTTGGCGATGATAAGCGTGAAGCAGGGAATAAGAAGAGAACCGTCTTTTTTCTTGATTTGTCTGCCGGGAAGATAATCAAGGAACGGCGTTATACGGAAGGCGAAGAATCGGGAAGATTTGCCTTCAGCGCCGATTCTTCGCGGGTCATATACGAAGTTGGAAAAGAGGGCAAAATCTCTCTTGTTTTGCACGATTTTTCCTTGAATGAAGAAAGAGAGATGGAACTTCCTTACGCCTCGATAGGCCGGCTTGCTTTAAGCCCTGATGGGAAAAAGATTGTATATATTGCAACCAAAGAGGGGAAACATTATTTAGTGGAAAGTCTATGGGAATCTCCGGCACAGGGAAAAGAAAGGGGACCCTATGAAGGGATTGGTCCTGCGGTATTTAGTCCTGACTCATTGACAGTTGCCTTTCTTGCAATGGAAAAAGGCAAGTGGCAGAGTGTAGTCGGGGATAAGGAAGGCGCGGCGGTCTACGACGGTGTCGGAAATGCCCCTGTCTTTAGTCCTGATGGCACAATGATAGCTTATCCGGCAATGAAAAAAGGCAAGTGGGTCATGGTCATCTCTCCTGTTGGCAATCCTTCTCTGGTAAAGGAGGGCTCAGCCTATGATATGGTGGTTACGCCTGTGTGGAGCCCGGATGGCAAATATATTACCTATCGTGCAAGGACAGGGACGATGGAGGAAGCCAAGCGATTTATTGTCATTGCGGATGCGAAAACAGGAAAAGTGATTAAGGAGGGGCCGGTATGCGACGAGGTCTGGCCGCCGGTCTTTAGCCCTGACGGAAAATCAGTTGCTTACGGAGTGCGGATTGGAAGTGAATTGTGGTGGAAGGTAGAGCCAGTGCCATAG
- a CDS encoding CxxxxCH/CxxCH domain-containing protein: protein MRRYELKAFLIISSFLLLLSAQVYAIDPPHITNTTGFSTDRCLRCHDSSKTPGLVANIGTSIDNTATNLICRGCHEGVAALNAMTHSSLTTDNSYGTWTSQCITCHDPHYQMQYRKWKSDSFLKTGTVLSISSPSNTITVNTSLVAGNWVDYILIPNTRYMGFSYRIIGNTGDTITVQRNMNTRYARVNGTFALVYGQLVKSSVAYNGVANSVKLFNGSGDFGPGSSTNKSTSVCYVCHTKTTKWSPDGVLHYDKKPCLDCHEHAQGLVGSCDECHGNPPESNTPEVGGLVFSPSVTNSKTGAAHIKHSSGGTNHSYVCGTCHYNGMPATPVEDNNKIQIGFYLFNGERKGTGTYYKGQILNDPYSYEFTNGTAVGGTELQCSNIYCHGSIDSSAWGGGANITPLWNAVGQVACGDCHKATASVPPTLGNHPKHSGASPNLNYACSLCHSTYTSPSVHANNRANVSFSGDQRVSDGSYSGTTTMLDAYGNCSNIYCHSNVQTSPPGGSVTYKTPLWGGSVACGDCHKADGSPTLMNSGSHTKHVSDYGARFKTCSTCHTDAGTGTTKHGDRSIDVSIDLTYNGSYSGSNGPGDAYGNCSNNYCHSTGGTSPTYKVPTWGDAGTGACGTCHGATSGTPPSTGNHAKHAGSTEVYQYKCYKCHTDAVNNNAPATISTKGFSTYHVNTTSDVTIEAYTANSVPGGGIYNTTADQCSNNYCHSNAKVETSAEVYNVPTWGGTLSCTSCHSTPPSYTNGGAGTSTANSHPTHGTECQKCHNQTTSNGTSIRTDISPTKHVNANIQDVFFNSMNPDAIYTAGTKSCSTTYCHGTGTPQWGGVADCGSCHKAKTGVSGQSLAAEHAVHYNSSTNATSRDAQNLSSATNYIFNCGTCHDVQPTVEHLDGSNQGKLGTNGYVVDVIFNVSWVSLKTGAYSNGSSSSSATGDSGLKYWTNGTCSNLYCHSDAKASPTYQSVTWTGSAMTCKSCHGGPELNASVTLSVKHAKHVATDALAYGFRCIECHTGTVGLNNTSITVFSNHIGIKNVVFYSSMRDSGVDQSGGTYTSGTKTCSSLYCHSNANPLGGGNAYQSPVWDTTTTTCSSCHGSPGGSIAWSPAHDKHTETYWANYTCNNCHSTTASSNTVIISNAVHVNGLKNVSMSSFSSGTYTAETYSCSNVYCHSAGTSISNSGGQIYTVPVWSGGALACNGCHGNPPAYTNKQPKGNSHAKHTTCEKCHYTVTTNGTAITSPSLHANNGASYDVKNAPGVSNFTYTFKNMPALSTCSNTYCHASSIPEWGGASMTCSSCHKAHTGGGAGTNLAASHAFHYNTTTDTTARTAINNSVNNRYIFNCGVCHDVDPTNEHSDGSNQGALGTNGYTVDVIFNVPFAPSGYKSGKYNAGTTTATGDSGFLYYDNSSCSSVYCHSSVQGTTGGAGPASYGVPSWPMTTLACNQCHANPPATGNHTTHTSAPLSYACTVCHKNFSSQNVGHVNGIINVTIDTTNYGAAANYTQGNNAPGNGYSDCSSVYCHGAWGLSGGTDNTPVWGDATTGDCGDCHAATAASPPPGGSHTRHAGASVPPNLNLLCFDCHGANGNGAIGHENLSVSWVMNTANTKFSSYATYNGTISGQTGLKAPSASYKTCSGIYCHSNVQAPGGLAAPTTYGTPTWGGAVTCSDGGCHSSVDSGMPASGSHGAHVNATTYAYVCNDCHNGYGDETASHANRTINYSFSAANAGTITNYTGDGIPNSGAYGSCSNTRCHGKVFGAWGAASLAPYDACTICHGTKSGPSADGSTLAILRAPGGNNTGVDTAGSSLASDANVGAHDIHLDTAGLYNSLGVACTECHQVPAVTNVGINGHFGQLPADITWGTNAAGGTEFPQTPSYAQATLTCSGTYCHAKGSFGGTGLSPAWNNTAYLSNSSSPFSKADCGQCHAYPPGSHGAGDTDCSGCHTHTDADDYGFSGVANRALHINRIVEGGDCVACHKDIKGSRRIITGASGEFHLAWGHVNATRQSAGKDVKPDDCCVCHMEGIVSTGAINATLHKDNKLQIRNADSGDTISTIVTGTFERNLGSATLEAFALAVQNEHCLSCHDSNGASSTGAQVTGGSANDPFFSGRTEAILDVRAEFSNTNASFHPVLFNGNNDYCDVSTMNTPWNQSAKTPKGSLKLGNKITCFDCHAPANSTGNITKTPVAHGAAQTTRRPYDAQDKIATQLCIVCHKVSIYWTNTTHVRPNSGSALTSGTSSDSNWDTYHPLTRGEYDGCTVCHGATTFNTTTDVGGTLPVRPRTPNVHGSNVLTTGETTWPASGLTGGQATKPYSFLRYTSYFCDYWNIGTGSGTARGLCENMCNGGRDYTYGPAGRY, encoded by the coding sequence ATGAGGCGATATGAGCTAAAGGCATTTTTGATTATAAGCTCATTTCTGCTTTTGCTCTCAGCTCAAGTATATGCGATTGACCCACCGCACATAACTAATACAACAGGCTTTAGCACTGATAGATGCCTAAGATGTCATGATTCGAGCAAGACCCCTGGATTAGTCGCCAATATTGGCACAAGCATAGACAATACCGCCACTAATTTAATATGTAGAGGCTGTCACGAGGGTGTAGCCGCCTTAAATGCAATGACCCATTCAAGCTTGACAACAGACAACTCCTATGGCACATGGACAAGCCAGTGCATAACATGCCATGACCCTCATTATCAAATGCAGTACAGGAAATGGAAATCAGATTCATTTCTTAAAACAGGAACTGTTTTATCGATAAGCTCTCCATCGAACACAATAACAGTGAACACCAGCTTGGTGGCTGGGAACTGGGTGGATTATATCTTAATCCCAAATACAAGATATATGGGATTCAGCTATAGGATTATAGGAAACACAGGAGATACCATAACTGTTCAAAGGAATATGAATACTCGGTATGCAAGGGTAAATGGGACATTTGCCCTTGTCTATGGACAGCTTGTCAAATCCTCTGTCGCTTATAACGGAGTAGCAAACTCAGTAAAGCTTTTTAATGGCTCAGGAGACTTCGGTCCCGGCTCTTCAACTAATAAAAGCACCAGTGTCTGCTATGTATGCCATACCAAGACAACCAAGTGGAGTCCTGATGGAGTTCTTCATTATGACAAAAAGCCATGTCTTGACTGCCATGAACATGCACAGGGTCTAGTTGGTAGCTGTGACGAGTGTCATGGAAACCCACCAGAGTCAAACACCCCTGAGGTAGGGGGCCTTGTATTTTCTCCATCTGTTACAAACTCAAAGACAGGTGCGGCACATATAAAGCACTCATCAGGAGGGACGAATCATAGCTATGTATGCGGGACATGTCATTACAATGGAATGCCTGCCACTCCCGTAGAAGACAATAACAAGATACAGATTGGTTTTTATCTATTTAACGGTGAAAGGAAAGGCACAGGGACCTATTATAAAGGACAAATCCTAAATGACCCTTACAGCTATGAGTTTACAAATGGCACTGCAGTGGGTGGAACTGAGCTTCAGTGCTCTAATATATATTGTCATGGCTCTATTGATAGCTCTGCATGGGGTGGTGGTGCAAATATAACTCCTCTATGGAATGCAGTTGGCCAGGTGGCATGTGGTGACTGCCACAAGGCAACTGCCTCGGTGCCTCCAACCCTCGGAAACCACCCAAAGCATTCAGGTGCAAGTCCGAATCTTAATTATGCATGCTCGCTCTGCCACAGCACATACACGAGTCCATCTGTTCATGCCAACAACCGTGCAAATGTAAGCTTCTCAGGAGACCAGAGGGTTTCTGATGGAAGCTATAGTGGAACTACAACGATGCTCGATGCCTATGGAAACTGCTCTAATATTTATTGTCATAGCAATGTTCAGACATCTCCTCCTGGAGGCTCTGTTACATATAAAACTCCTCTTTGGGGCGGGAGTGTGGCTTGTGGAGACTGCCACAAGGCAGATGGCTCGCCAACCCTTATGAATTCGGGAAGCCACACAAAGCATGTCTCGGATTATGGAGCAAGGTTTAAGACCTGCTCAACCTGCCATACAGATGCAGGTACAGGCACAACAAAGCATGGCGACAGAAGCATAGATGTATCTATAGATTTAACATACAATGGCTCATACTCAGGCTCAAATGGGCCAGGTGATGCTTATGGGAACTGCTCGAATAACTACTGCCATAGCACAGGAGGCACATCACCGACTTATAAAGTACCTACATGGGGCGATGCAGGCACAGGTGCATGTGGAACCTGTCATGGCGCAACTTCAGGCACGCCTCCATCTACAGGCAATCATGCAAAACACGCAGGAAGCACTGAGGTTTATCAGTATAAATGCTACAAGTGTCATACAGATGCTGTAAACAACAATGCCCCTGCAACTATATCAACAAAAGGCTTTAGCACATATCATGTAAACACGACCTCTGATGTTACAATAGAAGCTTATACAGCAAACTCGGTGCCAGGCGGAGGGATCTATAATACGACTGCTGACCAATGCTCTAATAATTATTGTCATAGCAATGCAAAGGTCGAAACCTCGGCAGAGGTATATAATGTTCCTACATGGGGTGGCACACTTTCATGCACATCCTGTCATAGCACTCCTCCTTCTTATACAAACGGAGGGGCAGGAACATCTACTGCAAACAGTCATCCAACACATGGCACAGAGTGTCAGAAATGTCATAACCAGACAACATCTAATGGCACAAGCATCAGGACAGATATTTCTCCTACAAAGCATGTAAATGCAAATATACAGGATGTATTCTTTAACTCTATGAATCCAGATGCAATATATACTGCTGGGACAAAGTCCTGTTCAACGACCTACTGTCATGGAACAGGCACTCCTCAGTGGGGTGGTGTAGCAGACTGTGGAAGTTGTCATAAGGCAAAGACAGGTGTCTCGGGCCAAAGCCTTGCGGCTGAGCATGCTGTTCACTATAACAGCTCAACGAATGCAACATCGAGGGATGCTCAAAACCTTTCGAGTGCCACGAATTATATATTTAACTGTGGCACCTGTCATGATGTCCAGCCTACAGTAGAGCATTTAGATGGCAGTAATCAGGGCAAACTTGGAACTAATGGATATGTGGTAGATGTAATCTTCAATGTCTCGTGGGTATCACTTAAAACAGGCGCCTATAGTAATGGAAGTAGTAGCTCCTCGGCAACAGGGGACAGTGGGCTTAAATACTGGACAAATGGAACATGCTCTAATCTTTACTGCCATAGCGATGCAAAGGCATCACCTACATATCAGTCCGTTACATGGACAGGCAGTGCAATGACATGCAAGTCCTGTCATGGAGGTCCTGAGCTAAATGCGTCTGTTACGCTAAGCGTAAAGCATGCAAAGCATGTGGCAACAGATGCCCTCGCATATGGCTTCAGGTGCATAGAATGCCATACAGGAACAGTTGGACTTAATAATACATCTATAACTGTTTTTTCAAATCATATTGGGATTAAAAATGTAGTATTTTATTCCTCTATGAGAGACTCAGGGGTGGACCAGAGTGGAGGCACATATACATCAGGCACAAAGACATGTTCATCGTTATATTGCCATTCAAATGCTAATCCTCTTGGAGGAGGTAATGCATACCAGAGCCCTGTCTGGGATACGACTACTACAACCTGCTCAAGCTGTCATGGAAGCCCAGGTGGGTCTATTGCATGGAGTCCTGCACACGACAAGCACACAGAGACTTATTGGGCAAACTACACATGCAATAACTGTCATTCCACAACTGCTTCGAGCAATACGGTCATAATTAGTAATGCAGTTCATGTAAATGGCTTAAAGAATGTCTCAATGAGCTCATTCTCAAGTGGAACATACACTGCAGAGACATACTCCTGCTCCAATGTATACTGCCATAGTGCTGGCACAAGCATATCCAATTCAGGAGGTCAGATATACACTGTGCCTGTATGGAGCGGAGGTGCGCTTGCATGTAATGGCTGTCATGGCAATCCACCTGCTTATACGAACAAACAGCCAAAAGGCAATAGCCATGCAAAGCACACGACCTGCGAAAAGTGTCATTACACTGTTACGACAAATGGCACGGCAATAACGAGTCCGTCACTACATGCCAACAACGGTGCATCTTATGATGTAAAGAACGCTCCGGGTGTATCGAACTTCACATATACATTTAAGAATATGCCCGCTTTAAGCACATGCTCTAATACATACTGTCATGCCTCATCCATACCAGAATGGGGTGGGGCATCTATGACCTGCTCGAGCTGTCATAAGGCTCACACAGGTGGTGGTGCAGGCACAAACCTTGCGGCATCCCATGCTTTTCACTATAACACTACTACAGATACAACTGCGAGAACCGCTATAAATAACTCTGTAAATAATAGATATATCTTTAACTGTGGAGTATGCCATGATGTTGACCCGACAAACGAGCATTCCGATGGCAGTAATCAGGGCGCATTGGGAACTAATGGATATACGGTGGATGTTATATTCAATGTTCCATTTGCACCTTCTGGATATAAGAGTGGCAAGTACAATGCAGGCACTACGACAGCAACAGGAGACAGTGGGTTTTTGTATTATGACAACTCCTCATGCTCATCGGTTTACTGTCATAGCAGTGTTCAGGGCACAACAGGAGGAGCGGGACCAGCTTCATATGGTGTTCCATCGTGGCCAATGACCACACTTGCATGTAATCAGTGCCATGCAAATCCTCCTGCAACAGGCAACCATACCACACATACCTCTGCTCCTTTAAGCTATGCCTGCACAGTGTGCCATAAGAACTTTTCTTCACAGAATGTGGGGCATGTAAATGGCATAATAAATGTGACAATAGATACAACGAATTATGGCGCCGCAGCCAATTACACACAGGGCAATAACGCACCGGGCAATGGATATAGCGATTGCTCATCGGTTTACTGTCATGGTGCATGGGGCTTGTCAGGAGGTACAGACAACACACCTGTATGGGGAGATGCAACGACTGGTGATTGTGGGGACTGTCATGCGGCGACGGCTGCAAGCCCGCCTCCGGGTGGCTCTCACACAAGGCATGCAGGTGCAAGTGTTCCGCCTAACCTGAATCTTTTATGCTTTGACTGTCATGGTGCAAATGGAAATGGAGCTATTGGGCATGAAAATTTAAGTGTCTCGTGGGTGATGAATACGGCAAATACAAAATTTAGCTCATATGCGACATACAACGGCACTATAAGTGGACAGACAGGGCTGAAGGCACCAAGTGCCTCATACAAGACCTGCTCAGGCATATACTGTCATAGCAATGTTCAGGCACCAGGCGGACTTGCAGCGCCAACTACATATGGAACTCCAACATGGGGTGGTGCGGTTACCTGCTCAGACGGAGGCTGTCATAGCTCAGTAGACTCTGGAATGCCTGCCTCAGGCAGTCATGGAGCGCATGTCAATGCAACTACATATGCCTATGTATGTAATGACTGTCATAACGGATATGGGGATGAGACCGCTTCGCATGCAAACAGGACGATTAATTATAGTTTCTCGGCAGCCAATGCAGGCACTATTACAAACTACACAGGAGATGGAATACCTAACTCTGGTGCATATGGCAGTTGCTCTAATACGAGATGTCATGGCAAGGTCTTTGGTGCATGGGGTGCTGCGTCTTTAGCACCTTATGATGCATGCACAATCTGTCATGGGACGAAATCTGGGCCATCGGCTGATGGCTCAACTCTTGCGATTCTGAGGGCTCCTGGAGGCAATAATACAGGTGTTGACACAGCAGGGTCGTCTTTGGCATCTGATGCAAATGTCGGTGCTCATGATATACATCTGGACACTGCTGGGCTTTACAACTCCTTAGGTGTGGCTTGTACGGAGTGTCATCAAGTGCCAGCAGTAACAAATGTTGGCATCAATGGACACTTTGGGCAACTGCCTGCGGACATTACATGGGGAACTAATGCCGCAGGAGGCACGGAGTTTCCTCAGACGCCTTCATATGCACAAGCTACCCTTACATGCTCAGGCACATATTGTCATGCCAAAGGGAGCTTTGGCGGCACAGGTCTAAGTCCTGCGTGGAACAACACTGCTTATCTTTCAAACTCTTCCTCACCTTTTTCCAAGGCAGATTGTGGACAGTGCCATGCCTATCCGCCGGGCTCACACGGTGCCGGTGATACGGACTGTTCAGGTTGCCACACTCATACGGATGCGGATGACTACGGCTTCTCAGGCGTTGCAAACAGGGCGCTTCACATAAACAGGATAGTAGAGGGTGGAGACTGTGTGGCTTGCCATAAAGATATTAAGGGCTCCCGTCGAATAATCACAGGCGCAAGTGGTGAGTTTCACCTTGCATGGGGACATGTCAATGCCACGCGCCAGTCTGCTGGCAAGGATGTCAAGCCGGATGACTGCTGTGTTTGCCATATGGAGGGTATTGTGTCCACAGGTGCAATAAATGCGACCCTGCATAAGGACAACAAACTGCAAATAAGGAACGCTGATTCGGGTGATACAATAAGCACTATTGTGACAGGCACTTTTGAGCGTAATCTCGGCAGTGCTACCCTCGAGGCTTTTGCCTTAGCGGTTCAGAACGAGCATTGCCTCAGCTGTCATGATTCAAATGGTGCAAGCTCTACAGGAGCGCAGGTTACGGGTGGCTCGGCTAATGACCCGTTTTTCTCAGGACGAACTGAGGCTATCTTAGATGTGAGAGCGGAGTTCAGCAACACCAATGCCTCTTTCCACCCAGTCTTGTTTAATGGAAACAACGACTACTGCGATGTAAGCACGATGAATACACCGTGGAATCAATCTGCCAAGACGCCCAAAGGGTCGCTTAAATTAGGCAACAAGATTACCTGCTTTGACTGCCATGCCCCTGCAAACTCAACCGGTAACATTACCAAGACGCCAGTAGCACATGGTGCCGCCCAGACCACAAGGAGGCCTTATGATGCGCAGGATAAAATAGCTACACAGCTCTGTATCGTCTGCCATAAGGTTTCGATTTACTGGACTAACACTACACATGTACGGCCCAATAGCGGTAGCGCTTTAACATCAGGTACGAGCAGCGATAGCAACTGGGATACTTACCATCCTCTTACCCGTGGGGAGTATGATGGCTGTACAGTTTGTCACGGAGCTACTACTTTTAATACTACCACTGACGTTGGTGGCACATTGCCTGTCCGGCCCAGGACCCCGAATGTTCACGGCTCTAATGTACTGACTACAGGAGAGACTACTTGGCCTGCAAGCGGTCTAACGGGTGGTCAAGCAACAAAGCCATATTCTTTCTTACGGTACACCAGCTACTTCTGTGACTACTGGAATATCGGAACAGGGTCAGGCACAGCGAGGGGGTTATGCGAGAATATGTGTAATGGTGGCAGGGATTATACCTATGGACCAGCAGGCAGGTATTAA